The Meriones unguiculatus strain TT.TT164.6M chromosome 1, Bangor_MerUng_6.1, whole genome shotgun sequence genome has a segment encoding these proteins:
- the Myod1 gene encoding myoblast determination protein 1, producing MELLSPPLRDVDLTGPDGSLCSFATADDFYDDPCFDSPDLRFFEDLDPRLMHVGALLKPEEHTHFPAVGHPGPGAREDEHVRAPSGHHQAGRCLLWACKACKRKTTNADRRKAATMRERRRLSKVNEAFETLKRCTSSNPNQRLPKVEILRNAIRYIEGLQALLRDQDTAPPGAAAFYAPGPLPPGPGGEHYSGDSDASSPRSSCSDGMTDYSGPANGPRRRPGYDTAYYSQASSEPRPGKSAAVSSLDCLSSIVERISTDSPAAPALLLADASPESPPAPPEGASPSDAEQGVQTSPPVADPQGPAGSTPDPIYQAL from the exons ATGGAGCTACTGTCGCCGCCGCTCCGGGACGTCGACTTGACAGGCCCCGACGGCTCTCTCTGCTCCTTTGCCACAGCCGATGACTTCTACGATGATCCCTGTTTCGACTCCCCCGACCTGCGCTTTTTTGAGGACCTGGACCCGCGCCTGATGCACGTGGGGGCCCTGCTGAAGCCAGAGGAGCACACACACTTCCCCGCTGTGGGGCACCCGGGCCCGGGCGCCCGCGAGGATGAGCATGTGCGCGCGCCCAGCGGGCACCACCAGGCGGGGCGCTGCCTGCTGTGGGCCTGCAAGGCGTGCAAGCGCAAGACCACCAACGCCGACCGCCGCAAGGCCGCCACCATGCGCGAGCGGCGCCGCCTGAGCAAGGTGAACGAGGCCTTCGAGACGCTCAAGCGCTGCACGTCCAGCAACCCGAACCAGAGGCTGCCCAAGGTGGAGATCCTGCGCAACGCCATCCGCTACATCGAGGGCCTGCAGGCCCTGCTGCGCGACCAGGACACCGCGCCCCCTGGCGCCGCCGCCTTCTACGCCCCGGGTCCGCTGCCCCCGGGCCCAGGCGGCGAGCACTACAGCGGAGACTCAGACGCGTCCAGCCCGCGCTCCAGCTGCTCTGACGGCATG ACGGATTACAGCGGCCCCGCGAACGGCCCCCGGCGGCGGCCCGGCTACGACACGGCCTACTACAGCCAGGCGTCCAGCG AGCCCAGGCCCGGGAAGAGCGCGGCGGTGTCTAGCCTCGACTGCCTGTCGAGCATCGTGGAGCGCATCTCCACCGACAGCCCCGCGGCTCCTGCGCTGCTCCTGGCCGACGCCTCGCCAGAGTCGCCTCCGGCCCCTCCGGAAGGGGCTTCCCCAAGCGACGCAGAACAGGGGGTTCAGACTTCGCCCCCCGTCGCCGACCCTCAGGGCCCCGCAGGCTCCACCCCCGATCCGATCTACCAGGCGCTGTGA